One Rattus norvegicus strain BN/NHsdMcwi chromosome 18, GRCr8, whole genome shotgun sequence DNA segment encodes these proteins:
- the Myoz3 gene encoding myozenin-3 → MIPKEQKEPVMAVPGDLADPVPSLDLGKKLSVPQDLMIEELSLRNNRGSLLFQKRQRRVQKFTFELSESLQGILAGSARGKAAGRAAVATVPNGLEEQNHHSETHTHVFQGSPGDSGIAHPGAAGTGSVRSPSVLAPGYAEPLKGVPPEKFNHTAIPKGYRCPWQEFISYRDYYPSGSRSHTPIPRDYRNFNKTPVPFGGPHVGEAIFHAGTPFVPEPFSGLELLRLRPNFNRVAQGWVRKLPESEEL, encoded by the exons ATGATCCCCAAGGAGCAGAAGGAGCCAGTGATGGCTGTCCCAGGGGACCTTGCTGATCCAG TCCCTTCGCTGGACCTGGGGAAGAAGCTGAGTGTGCCTCAGGACCTAATGATAGAGGAGCTGTCTCTACGAAACAACCGAGGATCCCTCCTCTTTCAGAAGAGGCAGCGCCGGGTGCAGAAGTTTACCTTCGAGCTCTCAGAAAGCTTGCAGGGT ATCCTGGCGGGTAGTGCCCGAGGGAAAGCGGCTGGCAGAGCAGCGGTGGCAACG GTTCCCAATGGCTTGGAGGAGCAGAACCACCACTCCGAGACGCACACGCACGTGTTCCAGGGGTCACCTGGGGACTCCGGAATCGCCCATCCTGGAGCGGCTGGGACTGGGTCTGTTCGTAGTCCAAGCGTCCTGGCACCAG GCTATGCGGAGCCACTGAAGGGCGTCCCACCGGAGAAGTTCAACCACACCGCCATCCCCAAAGGGTACCGTTGCCCTTGGCAGGAGTTCATCAGCTACCGAGACTACTACCCGAGTGGCAGCAGAAGTCACACTCCCATCCCCCGCGACTATCGCAACTTCAACAA GACCCCAGTGCCATTTGGAGGACCCCATGTTGGGGAGGCCATTTTCCACGCAGGCACCCCCTTTGTCCCGGAGCCCTTCAGTGGCTTGGAACTTCTCCGCCTCAGACCCAATTTCAACAGGGTTGCTCAGGGCTGGGTCCGGAAGCTCCCGGAGTCTGAGGAGCTGTAG